The following proteins come from a genomic window of Paenibacillus sp.:
- the moaD gene encoding molybdopterin converting factor subunit 1, producing the protein MNILLFAGLAEAVGAATVRLNVELPASVADAKKALADAYPEAAKLLDSCFAAINHAYANDDAVIRPGDEVAFLPPVSGG; encoded by the coding sequence TTGAACATTTTGCTGTTTGCCGGGTTGGCCGAAGCGGTGGGGGCGGCGACGGTTCGTTTGAATGTGGAGCTGCCGGCGAGCGTGGCCGACGCGAAGAAGGCGTTGGCGGATGCGTATCCCGAAGCGGCGAAGCTGCTTGATTCTTGCTTTGCGGCGATCAACCATGCGTATGCGAACGATGACGCCGTCATACGGCCGGGCGACGAGGTGGCGTTCCTGCCGCCGGTCAGCGGCGGATGA
- a CDS encoding class III extradiol ring-cleavage dioxygenase: MKMPSLFLAHGSPMLAIEQTPYADFLGQLAGNIGKPKTIVIFTAHWEEEETTISSSDDVYETIYDFGGFPDELYQVKYPARGSSAVADLVAERLTKAGLPAERDYRRGLDHGSWTLLYRMYPEADVPVVQISVNPYVPPDRQFAIGAALRGLGDDGILVIGSGVTVHNLRIVKWGQTTPEPWAVAFDDWLVERTVNRQLDELFRYEELAPMARAAVPRAEHFVPYFIAFGAGDPAAVPEPIHRSYMFGTLSNLSVRF, from the coding sequence ATGAAGATGCCTTCTTTATTTTTAGCGCACGGGTCCCCGATGCTGGCGATCGAGCAGACGCCTTACGCGGATTTTTTGGGGCAATTGGCGGGAAACATCGGCAAACCGAAAACGATCGTCATTTTTACGGCGCATTGGGAAGAAGAGGAGACGACCATTTCGTCCTCCGACGACGTGTACGAAACGATTTACGACTTCGGCGGGTTTCCGGATGAGTTGTATCAAGTAAAATATCCCGCGCGGGGCTCCTCCGCCGTCGCCGATCTCGTGGCCGAGCGGCTGACGAAGGCGGGCTTGCCGGCCGAGCGCGATTATCGGCGAGGATTGGATCACGGCTCTTGGACGCTGCTGTACCGGATGTATCCGGAGGCGGACGTTCCGGTCGTCCAAATTTCGGTCAATCCGTACGTCCCGCCGGATCGGCAATTCGCAATCGGCGCCGCGCTGCGCGGACTGGGCGACGACGGTATCCTTGTCATCGGCAGCGGTGTCACGGTGCACAATTTGCGTATCGTCAAATGGGGCCAGACGACGCCCGAGCCTTGGGCCGTTGCGTTCGACGACTGGCTGGTTGAGCGCACGGTGAACCGGCAGCTCGACGAGCTGTTCCGCTACGAGGAGCTCGCCCCGATGGCTCGCGCCGCGGTTCCGCGCGCGGAGCATTTCGTGCCCTATTTCATCGCGTTCGGAGCAGGCGACCCTGCGGCCGTGCCCGAACCGATCCACCGCAGTTACATGTTCGGCACGTTGAGCAACTTGAGCGTTCGTTTCTAA
- a CDS encoding DeoR/GlpR family DNA-binding transcription regulator, which yields MLAVQRHERILRRLERERTVRVSELSAELGVTEKTVREDLEKLEEKGLLRRIHGGAVAISDHEEPLLPTPAQNNKFPHEKQRIAARAVQSIQPEEIVALDGGSTTLEMAKLLPNEPLTVITNDLFIIAELARKDRIRLVVPGGYREMNLLVGPEAVDFIRSVNIHKAFMSATGIHPAFGLTIFTGAQLPMKRALVESSRVVHCVADRSKFGRSALVTFAQLSEIDTIFTDERLPPEVAAEYRERGVVVDAGHSEEEEHA from the coding sequence ATGCTGGCCGTACAACGTCATGAGCGTATCTTGCGAAGGCTGGAACGCGAACGGACCGTCCGCGTATCGGAGCTCAGCGCGGAGCTCGGCGTCACGGAGAAAACGGTCCGCGAAGACTTGGAGAAGCTTGAGGAGAAGGGGCTGCTCCGCCGCATTCACGGCGGGGCGGTAGCGATCTCGGACCATGAAGAGCCGCTGCTGCCGACGCCGGCGCAAAACAATAAATTTCCGCACGAGAAGCAGCGCATCGCCGCGCGCGCGGTGCAGTCGATCCAGCCCGAGGAAATCGTGGCGTTGGACGGGGGAAGCACGACGCTGGAAATGGCGAAGCTGCTCCCGAACGAACCGCTGACGGTAATTACGAACGATCTGTTCATTATCGCGGAGCTCGCCCGGAAGGATCGAATTCGGCTCGTCGTTCCCGGGGGATACCGCGAGATGAATTTGCTGGTCGGGCCGGAGGCGGTCGACTTTATCCGCAGCGTCAACATCCATAAGGCGTTCATGTCGGCTACGGGCATACATCCGGCGTTCGGCCTTACGATTTTCACGGGCGCGCAGCTCCCGATGAAACGGGCGCTGGTCGAAAGCTCGCGCGTCGTGCATTGCGTAGCCGATCGTAGTAAATTCGGTCGAAGCGCCCTCGTCACGTTCGCGCAGCTGTCGGAAATCGATACGATTTTTACGGACGAAAGGCTCCCGCCGGAAGTCGCGGCCGAATATCGGGAACGCGGAGTCGTCGTCGATGCGGGTCATTCGGAAGAGGAGGAACATGCATGA
- a CDS encoding ABC transporter ATP-binding protein has protein sequence MSADIAEQPAEIPLLSVRGAERTFQVGGQKIHVLKGIDMELRPNQLVMLKGRSGSGKTTLLNMLGGLDVPTKGEITFRNYPFHQLDDDERTAIRRRDIGFIFQTYALMPLLSAWENVELSLRMAGTPRAEWKNRVAHCLELVGLTKRADHRPYELSGGEQQRVAIAKAIAHRPALLLADEPTAELDSQMGAQVMAVFREIIASERVTICMTTHDPTILEVADHVYEMVDGRFKAS, from the coding sequence ATGAGTGCGGATATTGCGGAGCAGCCGGCCGAAATCCCGCTGCTGTCCGTGCGCGGCGCGGAACGGACGTTCCAGGTCGGCGGGCAAAAGATCCACGTGTTGAAGGGAATCGATATGGAGCTTCGTCCGAATCAGCTCGTCATGCTGAAAGGGCGTTCCGGATCGGGGAAAACGACGCTTCTAAATATGCTGGGCGGGCTTGACGTGCCGACGAAGGGCGAAATCACGTTTCGAAACTATCCGTTCCACCAGCTCGACGACGACGAACGAACGGCGATTCGCAGGAGGGATATCGGGTTTATTTTCCAAACGTACGCCTTGATGCCGCTTCTGTCCGCTTGGGAGAACGTCGAGCTGTCCTTGCGGATGGCCGGAACGCCCCGCGCGGAGTGGAAGAATCGCGTCGCGCACTGTCTCGAGCTCGTCGGGCTAACGAAGCGGGCGGATCACCGGCCGTACGAGTTATCCGGCGGGGAGCAGCAGCGCGTGGCGATCGCGAAGGCGATCGCCCATCGGCCCGCCCTGCTGCTGGCCGACGAGCCGACGGCGGAGCTCGACAGCCAAATGGGCGCGCAGGTGATGGCGGTGTTCCGGGAGATCATCGCGTCGGAACGCGTAACGATTTGCATGACTACACACGATCCTACGATTTTGGAGGTTGCCGACCATGTTTACGAAATGGTGGACGGACGATTCAAAGCGTCCTAA
- the mobB gene encoding molybdopterin-guanine dinucleotide biosynthesis protein B encodes MTETCWPPVVQIVGFKKSGKTTLTCRLVERLASDGYRIGTVKHDGHDFEPDVPGTDSRRHREAGAIMSAVTSPERTAFFENRAASLDELIARMREADLVLVEGWKRERFCKVAMIQEEEHWLTISALAHLGAIVTWNSELLPKMRSLATVPVFAFDETEAIAAFVKAQIRIT; translated from the coding sequence ATGACGGAAACATGCTGGCCGCCGGTCGTACAGATCGTTGGGTTTAAAAAGTCGGGCAAAACGACGTTAACGTGCCGCCTCGTCGAACGGCTCGCTTCGGACGGGTACCGAATCGGTACAGTGAAGCACGACGGACACGATTTCGAACCGGACGTGCCGGGCACCGATTCGAGACGTCATCGAGAAGCGGGGGCGATCATGAGCGCGGTGACGTCGCCCGAGCGCACGGCCTTTTTCGAAAATCGCGCCGCCTCGCTGGACGAGCTTATCGCGCGTATGCGCGAAGCGGATCTCGTTCTCGTGGAGGGCTGGAAACGAGAACGATTTTGCAAGGTAGCGATGATTCAGGAGGAGGAGCATTGGCTTACGATTTCCGCGCTCGCGCATCTTGGGGCGATCGTCACTTGGAATTCGGAGCTGCTGCCCAAAATGAGAAGTCTCGCCACAGTGCCGGTATTCGCGTTCGACGAAACGGAAGCGATCGCCGCTTTCGTTAAGGCGCAAATCCGAATCACATAG
- the glp gene encoding gephyrin-like molybdotransferase Glp yields the protein MRSADKFDRSAVSVSEALRRVLEAVSPVGAERAALDACYGRRAAEDVVAREPVPHFRRSGMDGYAVRAADTAGASPAAPATLRVVGELACGEVAKFAVPPGGAARIMTGAMMPDGADAVVMLEMTEIVPAAEGGEAIRVRRAAAAGMNVSEVGSDVPEGTVIVRRGERLGGAEAALLAATGAADVAVFRKPRIAIVPTGSELLPIASPAELGKIRNSNAYMLAALTASAGGAPVPFAPVPDSAEALAEAIGEAAEACDLVLTTGGVSVGDYDIMADYLRAPEQRMLFNKVMMRPGSVTSAAVRGGKLILGLSGNPGACAAGFELLARPAIKALQGCANPEPILFEAELAEPFPKTNAYPRYVRGTYWSEGGRLKAAAEAGDKSARMLPGLGAACYVVIPPGGRGWEAGDPVAVLPLEP from the coding sequence ATGAGGTCGGCGGACAAGTTCGACCGATCTGCCGTCTCCGTCAGCGAGGCGCTGCGCCGCGTGCTGGAGGCCGTCTCGCCGGTCGGGGCGGAACGGGCGGCGTTAGACGCATGCTACGGCCGACGCGCCGCAGAGGACGTCGTCGCTCGCGAGCCGGTGCCGCATTTTCGGCGTTCGGGGATGGACGGGTACGCCGTGCGCGCGGCGGATACGGCCGGGGCGTCGCCGGCTGCGCCGGCGACGCTTCGCGTCGTGGGCGAGCTCGCTTGCGGCGAGGTGGCGAAGTTTGCGGTGCCGCCGGGCGGAGCGGCGCGCATTATGACCGGCGCGATGATGCCGGATGGTGCGGATGCGGTCGTCATGCTGGAGATGACGGAAATCGTTCCGGCAGCCGAAGGGGGAGAGGCGATTCGCGTTCGGCGTGCCGCGGCGGCAGGCATGAACGTCAGCGAGGTCGGCTCGGACGTGCCGGAGGGCACGGTCATCGTGCGCAGAGGCGAGCGGCTCGGAGGAGCAGAAGCGGCGCTGCTGGCCGCGACGGGCGCTGCGGACGTCGCCGTCTTCCGCAAGCCGCGGATCGCCATCGTGCCGACGGGGTCGGAGCTGCTGCCGATCGCATCGCCCGCCGAGCTCGGCAAAATACGCAACAGCAACGCGTATATGCTGGCGGCGCTCACCGCGAGCGCCGGCGGCGCGCCGGTGCCGTTCGCGCCGGTGCCGGATTCGGCGGAAGCGCTCGCCGAAGCGATCGGGGAGGCGGCGGAAGCCTGCGATCTAGTTCTCACGACCGGGGGCGTCTCTGTCGGCGATTACGACATTATGGCGGACTATTTGCGTGCGCCGGAGCAGCGGATGCTGTTTAATAAAGTGATGATGCGCCCTGGCAGCGTCACGTCCGCGGCGGTACGCGGGGGGAAGCTGATTTTGGGGCTCTCGGGTAACCCGGGGGCGTGCGCGGCGGGCTTCGAGCTGTTGGCGCGTCCCGCAATCAAGGCGCTGCAAGGCTGCGCGAATCCAGAGCCGATATTGTTCGAGGCGGAGCTGGCTGAGCCGTTCCCGAAGACGAATGCGTACCCGAGATATGTGCGGGGGACGTATTGGAGCGAGGGGGGACGGCTGAAGGCCGCGGCGGAGGCGGGAGATAAGTCAGCCCGCATGCTCCCCGGGCTCGGGGCGGCCTGCTACGTCGTCATCCCGCCGGGAGGGCGGGGATGGGAGGCGGGCGATCCTGTCGCCGTCCTTCCGCTGGAGCCGTGA
- the pyrF gene encoding orotidine-5'-phosphate decarboxylase yields the protein MSARSHPIMVALDVPDAEAALALASRLEGIPCWMKVGMELYYAAGPDLVRRLKAQGHRIFLDLKFHDIPNTVAGAARSASKLGVDMFNVHAAGGSAMMRAAVEAAGEASTTGETPLVIAVTQLTSTTEETMRREIGIDAPLADVVVRYAALAKAAGLHGVVSSALEAAAVKAACGADFVTVTPGIRPAGADVGDQARVMTPAKALANGADYLVIGRPITKAPDPREALLRIVEEIENAKGEARP from the coding sequence ATGTCGGCACGCAGCCATCCGATCATGGTGGCGCTCGATGTCCCCGATGCGGAGGCGGCGCTCGCGCTCGCCTCGCGCCTCGAGGGCATCCCTTGCTGGATGAAGGTCGGGATGGAGCTGTATTACGCGGCGGGGCCCGACCTCGTTCGCCGGCTGAAGGCGCAGGGCCACCGAATTTTCTTGGACTTGAAATTTCATGACATCCCGAACACGGTGGCCGGCGCCGCCCGTTCGGCGTCGAAGCTCGGCGTCGACATGTTCAACGTGCACGCAGCCGGCGGCAGCGCGATGATGCGCGCGGCGGTCGAGGCGGCGGGCGAAGCGAGCACGACCGGCGAAACGCCGCTCGTCATCGCCGTCACGCAGCTGACGTCGACGACGGAAGAGACGATGCGCCGCGAGATCGGTATCGACGCGCCGCTCGCCGACGTCGTCGTCCGCTACGCCGCGCTGGCGAAAGCCGCAGGCCTCCACGGCGTCGTGTCCTCGGCGCTCGAGGCGGCGGCGGTGAAGGCGGCGTGCGGCGCCGACTTCGTCACGGTAACGCCGGGCATCCGCCCCGCCGGGGCCGACGTTGGCGATCAAGCGCGCGTCATGACGCCGGCGAAAGCGCTGGCGAACGGCGCGGACTATCTCGTCATCGGCCGGCCGATCACGAAAGCGCCGGATCCGCGGGAAGCGCTGCTGCGCATCGTAGAAGAAATCGAGAACGCGAAGGGAGAGGCTCGTCCATGA
- the kduI gene encoding 5-dehydro-4-deoxy-D-glucuronate isomerase: protein MEFRQAASAEATKSYDTERLRKEYLIESLFVPGELKLVYSHVDRYILGGVVPTSAAVALEVEGKLIGANFFLERREIGIVNIGGAGTVTADGVAYAMDSKDCLYIGRGTKEVSFASADAANPAKYYLVSVPAHTTYPTVKAAISEAAPTHLGSIANSNERTIYKYIHEEGIKSCQLTLGMTLLKPGNMWNTMPSHTHERRSEVYLYFDMPEDGVVFHMMGEPKETRHLVVRNEEAVISPSWSIHSGVGTSNYTFIWAMAGENQTFSDMDMIPMKELR, encoded by the coding sequence ATGGAATTTAGACAAGCGGCTTCGGCCGAGGCGACGAAATCGTACGATACGGAACGACTGCGCAAGGAGTATTTGATCGAGTCGCTGTTCGTCCCGGGCGAATTGAAGCTCGTATACAGCCATGTCGATCGATACATTCTTGGCGGCGTCGTGCCGACATCGGCCGCGGTAGCGCTTGAGGTCGAAGGCAAGCTGATCGGCGCGAACTTTTTCTTGGAGCGCCGCGAGATCGGCATCGTGAACATCGGCGGCGCGGGGACGGTCACGGCGGACGGCGTCGCGTACGCGATGGATAGCAAAGACTGCTTGTACATCGGCCGCGGCACCAAGGAAGTGTCGTTCGCGAGCGCGGATGCGGCGAACCCGGCGAAGTATTACCTCGTGTCGGTGCCGGCGCACACGACGTATCCGACCGTGAAGGCGGCGATCAGCGAAGCGGCACCGACGCATCTCGGCAGCATCGCAAACTCGAATGAACGGACGATCTACAAATACATTCACGAAGAAGGCATCAAGAGCTGCCAGCTGACGCTCGGCATGACGCTGCTGAAGCCGGGCAACATGTGGAACACGATGCCGTCGCACACGCACGAGCGTCGTTCCGAAGTGTACCTGTACTTCGATATGCCGGAAGACGGCGTCGTTTTCCATATGATGGGCGAACCGAAGGAAACGCGCCACCTTGTCGTGCGCAACGAAGAAGCGGTCATTTCGCCGAGCTGGTCGATTCATTCGGGCGTAGGCACTAGCAACTACACGTTCATCTGGGCGATGGCCGGCGAAAACCAAACGTTCTCCGACATGGATATGATTCCGATGAAGGAGCTCCGGTAA
- the pyrE gene encoding orotate phosphoribosyltransferase — MTTLSLERQIAEALLSIGAVSLRPEQPFTWTSGIKSPIYCDNRLTMSHPQVRDAIAEGFASLIREHYPQAEVVAGTATAGIPHAAWVAQKLSLPMIYVRDKAKGHGKQNLIEGEVPAGKKVVVIEDLISTGGSSLKAAQAVNEAGGQALAVLAIFSYQFEKAEEAFRSAGVPLRTLSNYTALIDAALSTNRIREQDVAALSAWRLQPETYYA, encoded by the coding sequence ATGACGACCTTATCGTTGGAACGTCAAATCGCCGAAGCGCTGTTATCCATCGGAGCCGTTTCGCTGCGGCCGGAGCAGCCGTTCACGTGGACGAGCGGCATCAAATCGCCGATTTATTGCGACAATCGGCTGACGATGTCGCACCCGCAGGTGCGGGATGCGATCGCGGAAGGCTTCGCGTCGCTCATCCGCGAGCATTACCCGCAGGCGGAGGTCGTCGCGGGCACCGCGACGGCCGGCATCCCGCATGCGGCGTGGGTCGCCCAGAAGTTAAGCTTGCCGATGATCTATGTGCGCGACAAAGCGAAGGGCCACGGCAAGCAAAACTTGATCGAAGGCGAAGTGCCCGCAGGGAAGAAGGTCGTCGTCATCGAAGACTTGATTTCGACCGGCGGCAGCTCGCTGAAGGCTGCGCAAGCCGTGAACGAAGCGGGCGGACAAGCGCTCGCCGTGCTCGCGATTTTCTCCTATCAATTCGAGAAAGCGGAAGAGGCGTTCCGTTCGGCCGGCGTTCCGCTGCGGACGCTGTCGAACTACACCGCGTTGATCGACGCGGCGCTTTCGACGAACCGTATCCGCGAACAGGACGTCGCCGCGTTGTCGGCTTGGCGCCTGCAGCCGGAGACGTATTACGCTTAA
- the mobA gene encoding molybdenum cofactor guanylyltransferase, with protein MKRGVILLAGGENRRMGAEKWLLPLGGVPVLGRLASAFAGKADDLAVVLPYGADRALRARAEEAADGVQIRWLTDAEPSAGPLAGIEAAMSGSDCDCFLACAADMPFARWDIASLLFDICEKEGVQAAVPVRGGRLQPLFAVYRKDALTALQAYRTEGGRKVMGWIDRLQASIVPEDRFALLDPDERALFNMNTPEDYEKARRWIDS; from the coding sequence ATGAAAAGAGGAGTCATCCTGCTGGCAGGCGGGGAAAACCGGCGCATGGGCGCCGAAAAATGGCTGCTGCCGCTCGGCGGCGTGCCGGTGCTGGGCAGACTTGCATCCGCGTTCGCCGGAAAGGCGGACGATCTTGCCGTCGTGCTTCCGTACGGCGCGGATCGGGCGCTGCGAGCTCGCGCAGAAGAAGCCGCGGACGGTGTTCAGATTCGCTGGCTGACCGATGCGGAACCATCGGCCGGCCCGTTAGCCGGCATAGAAGCGGCGATGTCGGGGAGCGATTGCGATTGTTTCCTGGCATGCGCGGCCGACATGCCGTTCGCTCGATGGGACATCGCGTCGCTGCTGTTCGACATTTGCGAGAAGGAGGGCGTACAGGCGGCGGTGCCCGTGCGCGGCGGCCGGCTGCAGCCATTGTTCGCGGTGTATCGGAAGGATGCGCTGACTGCTTTGCAGGCGTACCGGACCGAAGGCGGCCGCAAGGTGATGGGCTGGATCGACCGGCTGCAGGCGTCGATCGTTCCGGAAGACCGCTTCGCACTGCTCGATCCGGACGAAAGAGCGCTGTTTAATATGAATACGCCGGAGGATTACGAGAAGGCTAGAAGATGGATTGACAGCTAA
- the kduD gene encoding 2-dehydro-3-deoxy-D-gluconate 5-dehydrogenase KduD — translation MSSLFDLSGRVAVVTGAGRGLGQGLALGLAEAGADVALVVNRTAPDETVSKVEALGRKAVVVQADLSTEAGASSVVQETLKAFGKADILVNNAGIIRRAPAADHPYADWQEVLDVNLNSVFLLCQSFGREMLKQGGGKIINIASMLSFQGGITVPGYTASKHAVAGLTKALANEWAGKGINVNAIAPGYMSTDNTEALRNDETRNRQILERIPAGRWGTPEDLKGPVVFLASGASDYMSGHVLCVDGGWMTR, via the coding sequence ATGAGTTCTTTGTTTGATTTATCGGGTCGGGTCGCCGTCGTCACGGGAGCCGGTCGCGGCCTCGGACAAGGGTTGGCGCTCGGACTGGCGGAAGCGGGCGCGGACGTCGCGCTCGTCGTCAACCGGACGGCGCCCGACGAAACGGTAAGCAAGGTGGAGGCGCTCGGGCGGAAGGCGGTCGTCGTACAAGCCGATCTTTCGACCGAGGCGGGGGCGTCCAGCGTCGTACAAGAGACGCTTAAAGCGTTTGGCAAAGCGGATATTCTCGTGAATAACGCCGGCATCATTCGCCGGGCGCCGGCGGCGGATCATCCGTACGCCGACTGGCAAGAGGTGCTTGACGTCAACTTGAACTCCGTCTTCTTGCTGTGCCAGTCGTTCGGTCGCGAAATGCTGAAGCAGGGCGGCGGCAAAATTATCAACATCGCTTCGATGCTTTCGTTCCAAGGCGGTATCACTGTGCCTGGCTATACGGCGAGCAAGCATGCCGTGGCGGGCCTCACGAAGGCGCTCGCGAACGAATGGGCGGGCAAGGGCATCAACGTGAACGCTATCGCGCCCGGGTATATGTCCACCGACAATACCGAAGCGCTGCGCAACGACGAGACGCGCAATCGGCAAATTTTGGAGCGCATTCCGGCGGGGCGTTGGGGAACGCCGGAGGACTTGAAGGGTCCTGTCGTTTTCCTCGCGTCGGGCGCCTCGGATTATATGAGCGGCCACGTACTTTGCGTAGACGGCGGTTGGATGACGCGTTAA